The following nucleotide sequence is from Planctomycetota bacterium.
TTCGACCTGTTCGTCCGCGCGTGCGCGCGGCTGAATGAGCTCCTTCTGGACGCCCAGAACCCCCACACGGTCGTGGCGTTCATCGTGACGCGGCGGGACGTCCGCTCGATCGACCCCAACGTGCTGCAGGGCCGCGCCGTGCTCGACGAGCTCGAGGACGTGTGCGAGCACATCGCCACCGATCTGCGGGAACGGCTGTTCCGCGTGGCGGCGAGCGACCAGCGGGTCTCGCTGGACGCGCTGGCCGAGGAATACTGGATGCTGCGGCTGAAGCGCACGCAGGCGGCCTTCCGCACGCAGCGCTGGCCCAGCGTCATCACCCACCAGCTCGACGGCGATCCGCGGGACGAGGTGCTCAGCGAGATCAACATCGCGGGGCTCCGCAACGACCCGCGGGACCGCGTCAAGATCGTGTACCACCCGCAGTTCATCAGCCCCACCAATCCACTGTGGGGCATGGAGTACGACCAGTTCGTCCGCGGGTGCCACCTGGGCATCTTCCCGAGCTGCTACGAGCCCTGGGGCTACACGCCCCTCGAGTGCCTGGCGCTGGGCGTGCCGGCCATCACCACCGATATGTCGGGTTTCGGCGACTTCGTCCGCGAGCGGCACGCCCAGCCCGCCGGCTGGGCGCCCTGGGTGCTGGAGCGCAGGAACAAGCCGGCGGCGCAGGTCGTCGAGGAGATGGCCCGGCGGATGTTCGAGTTCTGCCAGCTCTCGCAGCGGGAGCGGGTCCGCGTCCGCAACGCCGCCGAGCAGCGCTCCTGGCTCTTCGACTGGACCGAGATGATCGATTCGTACGGCCGCGCCCACGACCTGGCGCTCCACCGGGGCCCCAGGCCGACCGAAGCAACGGACGGGCCCTCGCCCGGCCCGCACCCCGGGGCGTCCGCGACGCCATGAGCAGCGACGGAGGAATGGCATGACGACCGCACGCACGGACGCGGGCACGCTGGGCTTCCAGCCCCGGGTGGCCTACTTCACGATGGAGATCGGCCTGAGCGACGCCCTGCCGACGTACTCTGGCGGGCTGGGCGTGCTGGCGGGCGACACCCTCCGCAGCGCCGCCGACCTGCGGGTGCCGATGGTCGCCGTCACGCTGCTGCACCGCGGCGGCTACTTCACGCAGACCCTCGACGCCGACGGCACGCAGCACGACGCGCCCATCCAGTGGAACCCCGGCGACCTGCTGACCGAGCTGGCGCCGCGGACGAGCATCACCCTCGGCGGCGACGAGGTACATGTCCGGGCATGGATGTGCCGCGTGCGGGGCCGCGACGGCTTCGAGGCGCCGGTGCTGTTTCTCGATACCGACCTGCCCGAGAACGACGCCGCCCACCGCGGCATCACCAATCGCCTGTACGGCGGCGGCGACGAGCTGCGGCTGCAGCAAGAAGCCGTCTTGGGCATCGGCGGCGTGCGGATGCTCGCAGCGATGGGCTGCGATCGGCTGGCCCGCTACCACATGAACGAGGGGCACGCGAGCCTGCTGGTGCCCGAGCTGGCCCGCCGACTCGCCGCCGAGATGGACGCCGAGCCGACCGACGATCGCGTCCGCGAGGCCGTCCGCGACCTGTGCGTGTTCACGACCCACACACCCGTGCCGGCGGGGCACGACCGCTTCCCGATGCCGCTGGCCGAGACGATGCTCGAGCCCGCCATCGCGGCATTGCTGGCCCCCGAGCCCGAGGGCGGCACGCCCACGGCCCCGGTCGAGGCGACGCCCGCGGCCCGCCGTGGCGCGGCGGCCATGTCCACCTCCGCGGTGGCCGACGCCGCCCGCGCCGGCACGCTCAACATGACGCTCACGGGCTTCGAGCTGAGCGGGCACATCAACGCCGTCGCGCGGCGGCACGGTGCCGTCTCGCGGCGGATGTTCGGCCGCGCCGACATCAAGGCCATCACGAACGGGGTACATGCCGGGACGTGGGCGTGCCCCGCGATGGCCCGTGTGTTCGACGAGCACCTGCCGGCGTGGCGGGACGACAACAGCGAACTGCGGGCGGCCGTGGGGATCCCCGCCGACGCGCTGCTGGCCGCCCACGCCGAAGCCAAGCGGGCCCTGGTCGATCGCGTGAATGGCGAGACCAAGGCCGGCTTCGACGCCGACGCGTTCACCATCGGCTTCGGCCGCCGCGCAACGGCGTACAAGCGGCTGACGCTGCTGCTCAGCGACGTGGAGCGGCTGGAGTCGATCGCCGGGACGCACGGCACGATCCAGGTCGTGCTGGCGGGCAAGGCCCATCCCAAGGACGAGCCAGGCCGCGAGCTGATCGCCGAGGTGCACCGCATCGCGCGCGCCCTGGCCGGACCCGTCCGCGTGGTGTACCTCCCAGGCTACGACATGGAGCTGTGCGGGCGGATGGTCGCCGGCAGCGACATCTGGCTCAACACGCCCCGCCCGCCGCTGGAGGCCAGCGGCACCAGCGGCATGAAGGCGGCGCTCAACGGCGTCCCGAACCTGAGCACGCTCGACGGCTGGTGGCTCGAGGGCTGCGTCGAGGGTGTGACCGGCTGGGCCATCGGCGGCGACGACTTCGCCGACCCCGACGCCACCCCGCCGACGCCCAAGCGACAGGACGAGCGGCACGCCGCCGACCTGTACAGCGCCCTGGACGAGGCAGTGCTGCCGGCCTTCGCCGAGCCGGCGGCGCGCTGGGCCCCGATCATGGCGCACTCCATCGCGCTCAACGGGGCGCACTTCACGACGCAGCGGATGGTCCGCGAGTACGCCGGTGGGCTGTACTTCTGATCCGCGACGACCGTGGGCTCGCTCAACCCTCCGGCAGACCCGATGGATCGAACTCTCCGTCGAGCGCGAAGCCCACGTCGGGCCGGTACAGCCCCGCCTCGAACAGCGCCTCGACGAAGATGCCCGGCAGCGTGTAGCCCAGCTCGCCGCGGAGGCGGTACCGCATCGGGCCGCCGGCGAGGTCGGCCCGCTTGACGGGCACGGGCAGCACGATCCGCTGCTCGCCCTGACGCGACAGCGTCGCCTCGGCGCTGCGGCGGCCCTGGAAGACCCGCCGACCATCGAGTTCGAGGGAGTAGTCCACCGACCGCAGGGGCAGTTCGGTCTCGCCCGTGTTCGTGGCGATCAGCGCGAACCGCAGCACGACGGCCTCGGGCGAGGCTTCGGCGGTCTGCAGCGGCTCGACGCGGGTCTGTGGCCGGGCGGCGCAGCCGGCGAGCCAGCACCCCAGCAGCACGACGCCAGCGAGCGCCAAGATCCCGGGACGGCTCATCGCGACAGGTCCGCCAGGATCGGCAGCACCCAGATGATGCCGACGTACGCCGCCACGCCCAGGCCGATCATGCCACCCACCACCAGCACCGACATCACGCCCACGTGCCGCGGAAGCGTGCGCAGATCGTGAACGCGGACGGCCTTCCACGCCAGGCTGACCAGCAGCGCGATGGGCAGCAGAAGCAGGAACCACACCGAGTGCGCGTCGATGGGATCGATGAACGGCCGCCATGCGAGCACCGCGCTCATGCCGACGCACCCCCGGCCGTCGCCCGCCGCAGCGCCTCGCGGACCTCGCGCTCGGGCCGCCGGCGGTTGAAGAGCGCATCGAGGATGGCCACGAGATTCATCATGCCCGCCAGCGTGGTGGCGAGCAGCGCGATCTCGTTGATCTTGCCGACCGACTTGGTCGCTCCCCGCGGGCCGTCGTACCGGTCGGCCTCGCCCCACTGCGGCCGCTGGGCCACGGAGGGGTAGGGCATCGCGCCGCCCGGCGGCGGCTCGGACACGCGCACCTCGCCCTCGTAGGCCGACCGCAGCACGGGCTCCCTGCGTCCGCCCTGCGCGGGAGCCTCGATGGCCCAGGCCTTGAACCTGTTCTGGTGCACCCAGTTGACGCCGAAGGCCAGCGGACCCGTGAGCGACTGGCCGATGAACCACAGCCGGTCCTCGCGGCTGTCGACCGCATCGATGCCGCCCAGCAGCAGCCCGCCGAAGAAGAGCCCGAGCACGCCGCACGCGATGGCCAGGCCCCGGCGGGGCTGGCCGAGCACGACGTGGCCCAGCCCGGGGAAGACGAAGGCGGCGATGCCCGCGACGGCCTCGAAACGCTCCGGGCCCGGGCCGAAGACCGCCTTGGCGGCGTCGTTCGGCGCGTCGGGCGATGTCGGCGTGCCGGCCATGGCTCCGATGGTAGCCGGCGCGGCGTGCGCGGTTGCACGCCAAACCCGGGGGCGGCCGCGGGCCGGGGTTGACACCCGCCCGAGCCGGTGTAGCCTTGCGGCGCTCGGTCGGCCCGACGCTCGGTGATCGGTGGAGGAGAGCCTCCCCGGCGGCGGATCGATCCTGGCGTATCGACCCAGACGATGCTTGCCCCTGGCACCCAGCCCCCGGCGGGCCGACCCGGACCACACGCATGCCCACGCTTTCGCCCACGATCCCGTCGTCCGTGCCCGCCCCGTGGTCCGCTCCCGGAACCACCACCGACCCCGCGAATGGCCCCGCCGTCGTGCGGGAGCTTGGGACGCCGCGGTGGGCGCACGCCGACGCGCCCTGGGGTCCGGGCGTCCGAGAGCTTCTGGCCTACGACGACGAGGAAGAGGACGACGACTTCGCGGACCTCGACTACGACGACGACGAGGACGAAGATGAGGACTATGACGCCGACTTCCTCGACGATGACGAGGACGAGGACGACACCGTCGAGGACGACGACGCCGCGGAGGACGATGAAGACCTCTGAGCCGGCGACCAGCCGGGGGGCCTGATCCCCCAACCGCACCCCGCCGGCGTATCGGGATGGAGCCGGCGCCATGCACGACGACCTCGAGTACGACCGGGACGGCGACCACCTCGACGACGGCGAGCGGCCGATCGAGGACGCCTTCGAGGATGCCGATCTCGACGGCGACCTGGACGACAACGAGTCCGCCGCGCTCGAGGAGGCCATCGCCTCGGTGCCGGCCGACGACGACGATGATCAGCCGGCGCCCCGCTCGGGCGTCGTTGACCGCCGCCTCGGCCTGGATCGTCGAGCGCTCGCCGACGGCACGCCCACGGGCCTGGAACGCCGGCGGGGACGGGGACGCCGGCTGAGCGACTTCCATCGCTCGGCCGAAGAGGGCGAGATGACCAAGGAGCAGTTCATGTTCCTGGTGGCCATCGACGCCTTCAAGAAGGGCAACGACGTGGCCTTTCCCGCCTGGAGCGACGTGCTCGAGGTCATCCGGCTGCTGGGCTACCGCAAGGTACAGAAGTCGGCCGTCGACCTCGGCCGCGCCGAGGATTGGACCGAGCCCGTTGCGGCGCCCCACGGCGTGCGGACGGACCGCCAGTTGCAGCGGCACGCCGCCGCCAAGGCCGCCTTCAAGAAGGGCAAGGCCGCGTAGGACCTAGCCCCGCTCGATCGATCGCCGGGCACGCTTCGCGATGCGCGTCGTCGCCGGGTTGCCCGGCTCGGCGCGGAGCCACGCGTCGGTCGTCTCTACCACCCAATCCGGCCTCGTTTTCGACGCGTCGTTGAGCCAGTTGGCGACGCTGTCCTGCACGTACTTGCTCGCATCCGCCCTCAGCGGCTCGAGGAGCGGCAGCCCGATCTCGGGCTCGCCCTTCAGTTCGGGCAGGTGGACGCACCACACCCCGCGCGGCCGGGTCGCCTCGCTGGCAAAGCGGCGGATGTTCGCACTCGAATCGCCCGCCCAGGGCGCGAGCAGGGCGATCGCGGCGCCCACGGATCGTGCGATCTCGTCGCGGACGGCGAGCCAGGCCCACTCGCGGACGCCGAAGTGGTGGTCGTCGGCGAGGGGCTGAAGCCGGCCCAGGATCCCGGCCAGATCTCCACGGGCGTGCGCCGCGATCGCATAGCACGCCCAGCTCCGGACGGTGTCGGATGGGTGCCCCGCGAAGCGATCCAGCGACGATGCGCCGGCATGGTCGAGCAGAAGCTCGCCGGCCAACCGGACCCGCCTGGTCACGCCCTCGCCCGAGGCGTCGCGCAATGCGCTCCCGATGGCCGCGGGCAAGCCGGCCGCGTCGGCGAGGGCCGCGAAGTCGACCGCGAGCGCCTCGGCGAGATTCGCGGTCTCGCGTGTGCCCGCGTCGAGCTCGGCGCGAACAGCGGTCGGTACTTCGCTCGGTCGCCGGGCCATCGCGGTCGGCTATTGGTCCTTGTAGAAGTCCAGGTTGATCTGCACGTACTTGGACCACTGCTCGGGCAGGTCCTCCTCGGGGAAGATCGCCTGCACGGGGCACTCGTCCACGCATAGGCCGCAGTCGATGCAGGTATCGGGGTCGATGTAGAGCTGCGTGGCGGCCTCGAAGTCGCCCTCGTCCTTGCCGGGGTGGATG
It contains:
- the glgP gene encoding alpha-glucan family phosphorylase, which translates into the protein MTTARTDAGTLGFQPRVAYFTMEIGLSDALPTYSGGLGVLAGDTLRSAADLRVPMVAVTLLHRGGYFTQTLDADGTQHDAPIQWNPGDLLTELAPRTSITLGGDEVHVRAWMCRVRGRDGFEAPVLFLDTDLPENDAAHRGITNRLYGGGDELRLQQEAVLGIGGVRMLAAMGCDRLARYHMNEGHASLLVPELARRLAAEMDAEPTDDRVREAVRDLCVFTTHTPVPAGHDRFPMPLAETMLEPAIAALLAPEPEGGTPTAPVEATPAARRGAAAMSTSAVADAARAGTLNMTLTGFELSGHINAVARRHGAVSRRMFGRADIKAITNGVHAGTWACPAMARVFDEHLPAWRDDNSELRAAVGIPADALLAAHAEAKRALVDRVNGETKAGFDADAFTIGFGRRATAYKRLTLLLSDVERLESIAGTHGTIQVVLAGKAHPKDEPGRELIAEVHRIARALAGPVRVVYLPGYDMELCGRMVAGSDIWLNTPRPPLEASGTSGMKAALNGVPNLSTLDGWWLEGCVEGVTGWAIGGDDFADPDATPPTPKRQDERHAADLYSALDEAVLPAFAEPAARWAPIMAHSIALNGAHFTTQRMVREYAGGLYF
- a CDS encoding LEA type 2 family protein, whose translation is MSRPGILALAGVVLLGCWLAGCAARPQTRVEPLQTAEASPEAVVLRFALIATNTGETELPLRSVDYSLELDGRRVFQGRRSAEATLSRQGEQRIVLPVPVKRADLAGGPMRYRLRGELGYTLPGIFVEALFEAGLYRPDVGFALDGEFDPSGLPEG
- a CDS encoding DUF6677 family protein: MAGTPTSPDAPNDAAKAVFGPGPERFEAVAGIAAFVFPGLGHVVLGQPRRGLAIACGVLGLFFGGLLLGGIDAVDSREDRLWFIGQSLTGPLAFGVNWVHQNRFKAWAIEAPAQGGRREPVLRSAYEGEVRVSEPPPGGAMPYPSVAQRPQWGEADRYDGPRGATKSVGKINEIALLATTLAGMMNLVAILDALFNRRRPEREVREALRRATAGGASA
- a CDS encoding DNA alkylation repair protein, with the protein product MARRPSEVPTAVRAELDAGTRETANLAEALAVDFAALADAAGLPAAIGSALRDASGEGVTRRVRLAGELLLDHAGASSLDRFAGHPSDTVRSWACYAIAAHARGDLAGILGRLQPLADDHHFGVREWAWLAVRDEIARSVGAAIALLAPWAGDSSANIRRFASEATRPRGVWCVHLPELKGEPEIGLPLLEPLRADASKYVQDSVANWLNDASKTRPDWVVETTDAWLRAEPGNPATTRIAKRARRSIERG
- a CDS encoding ferredoxin family protein, translating into MPHIIAEPCIGTKDTSCVEVCPVDCIHPGKDEGDFEAATQLYIDPDTCIDCGLCVDECPVQAIFPEEDLPEQWSKYVQINLDFYKDQ